Proteins encoded by one window of bacterium:
- a CDS encoding insulinase family protein, which yields MKRLIFSILFLFLISVLPLFAEKETPPEGGRPKDFNIPEKKSKSLANGLEAVLVSYGQAPKVTVTAIVKTGNLHEGPQEVWLADLTADMMREGAAGMNFQAIANKVAAMGGELTVSVSRTEAVVGTTVLSEFAGQAIQLVADVLTRPTFPESELARLKNDLKRQLNVQKSVPQNQASEKFSALLYPDQPYGRMFPTEQILDSFDIAKVKAFYDSNFGARRTKVYVVGKFAHEPAVNAIEEAFGKWREGPAVNYPVAKPSFAKQNGTIEREGAPQTTILLGLPVIAPSDPDYIALRVANALLAGSFGSRITSNIRENKGYTYSPSGVLQAGLGTAVWYELADVTSEHTAAALKEIHKEIERLQNEPPSVQELLGIQNYVAGVFVLQNSSPSGIINQLHFQDLHGLPADYLTTYVKKVYAVTPEKVQQLVKSHIKADQMTLVMVGDKKYL from the coding sequence ATGAAAAGGTTAATATTTTCGATTCTTTTTTTGTTTTTGATTTCAGTACTTCCGCTTTTTGCGGAGAAAGAAACGCCACCGGAAGGGGGTCGTCCGAAGGATTTTAATATTCCTGAGAAGAAGTCGAAATCGCTGGCCAACGGCCTTGAAGCAGTGCTGGTTTCTTATGGTCAGGCTCCCAAGGTTACTGTGACCGCTATTGTCAAAACGGGGAATTTGCATGAAGGTCCACAGGAAGTATGGCTTGCGGATCTCACAGCGGACATGATGCGGGAAGGCGCTGCCGGTATGAATTTTCAGGCCATCGCCAACAAAGTTGCGGCGATGGGAGGAGAACTAACGGTATCCGTATCACGAACCGAAGCGGTGGTAGGCACAACCGTTCTTTCCGAGTTTGCCGGGCAAGCTATCCAGCTGGTCGCCGATGTGCTGACACGCCCGACATTTCCGGAGTCGGAGCTCGCAAGATTGAAGAATGATCTAAAGCGGCAACTGAATGTTCAAAAGAGCGTGCCGCAGAATCAGGCGAGTGAGAAGTTTTCAGCGCTGCTCTATCCGGATCAACCTTACGGCAGAATGTTTCCTACCGAACAGATCCTGGATTCATTTGACATTGCAAAGGTAAAAGCTTTTTACGATTCGAATTTTGGAGCGCGCCGGACAAAGGTTTATGTTGTCGGAAAGTTTGCTCATGAACCTGCGGTAAATGCGATCGAAGAAGCTTTCGGAAAGTGGAGGGAAGGTCCTGCAGTGAACTATCCGGTAGCGAAACCATCTTTTGCAAAGCAAAACGGAACAATCGAACGTGAGGGCGCGCCTCAGACCACGATTTTACTCGGCTTACCGGTGATTGCTCCTTCTGATCCCGACTATATTGCTCTGCGGGTCGCGAATGCGCTTCTGGCCGGCTCCTTTGGTTCGCGGATTACGTCAAACATTCGCGAAAACAAAGGTTACACCTACTCGCCTTCGGGTGTTCTCCAGGCTGGTCTTGGTACGGCAGTATGGTATGAGCTCGCCGATGTTACATCGGAACACACGGCCGCTGCGCTCAAAGAGATTCACAAAGAGATTGAACGGCTGCAGAACGAACCACCGTCTGTACAAGAGTTGTTGGGGATTCAAAATTATGTTGCCGGAGTTTTTGTGCTCCAAAATTCTTCCCCTTCCGGCATCATCAATCAGTTGCACTTTCAGGATCTTCACGGTTTGCCGGCTGACTACCTCACAACTTATGTGAAAAAAGTTTATGCAGTCACGCCTGAGAAAGTGCAGCAACTGGTGAAAAGTCATATCAAAGCGGATCAAATGACGCTGGTGATGGTAGGCGACAAGAAATATTTGTAA